The following proteins are co-located in the Anomalospiza imberbis isolate Cuckoo-Finch-1a 21T00152 chromosome Z, ASM3175350v1, whole genome shotgun sequence genome:
- the TMEM174 gene encoding transmembrane protein 174 — MEQNNNNVEDFSLNVFSVTPCQPNRSDALVSDGDKAGTTLLFSGVFLGLVGITFTVMGWIKYDGITHLEWTQLLGPILLSVGVTFVLIAVCKFNMLTCKPCKEREENTSELDQAASGQSFVFTGINQPITFHGATVVQYIPPPYPSQEGAAVSPGYLHPVLSCCGAAPPSTSPLLTSGSCHFCPAYTLDNLAFTGDENYTAYPAENSRNQRSEDSSDEPEGLLEDYARNNLSPPRYEEIYPFSS; from the exons ATGGagcaaaacaacaacaatgTAGAAGATTTCTCCTTGAATGTCTTTTCTGTCACTCCTTGTCAGCCAAACAGGTCCGATGCCCTGGTGTCAGATGGGGATAAAGCTGGCACCACTCTACTCTTTTCAGGTGTGTTTTTGGGACTGGTGGGGATAACTTTCACCGTGATGGGATGGATAAAATATGATGGCATTACTCACCTAGAGTGGACTCAGTTACTAGGGCCTATTCTGCTGTCTGTCGGGGTGACTTTTGTTCTGATTGCTGTTTGTAAATTTAACATGCTTACATGCAAGCCCTGtaaagaaagagaggaaaatacaTCGGAACTTGACCAGGCTGCAAGCGGACAGTCCTTTGTCTTCACTGGCATTAACCAGCCTATAACTTTCCATGGTGCCACAGTGGTACAGTACATCCCTCCACCATACCCATCCCAGGAAGGCGCTGCTGTGAGTCCCGGCTACCTTCACCCAGTGCTCAGCTGCTGCGGTGCTGCTCCTCCCAGCACCTCGCCACTTCTCACCTCGGGTTCTTGTCACTTCTGCCCTGCCTACACCCTGGATAACCTGGCTTTTACAGGAGATGAAAACTACACTGCTTATCCTGCAGAGAATTCCAGGAATCAGAG GTCAGAAGACAGTTCTGATGAACCAGAAGGACTGCTGGAAGACTATGCCCGTAATAACTTGTCACCTCCACGTTATGAGGAAATATACcctttttcttcataa
- the TMEM171 gene encoding transmembrane protein 171: MYPVVVPAPGGEGSNGQHGKLFFLFVFGAVLLCAGFLLSVFILQSCPSGSFSDCNEVLKAAGPVLAVTGLVCVLLARSRARMYIRQRQLQNEQVYSLVFCRGNCQFAQFLIFGFLFLTSGMLISILGIWVPGCSPGWHTIQLNHTGTSDMDLQGCGFLSLQILGPLIVLTGLCFFVIAHVKKKQNINISQESCEREEHPQSPESFQVTVGDAVMVFPPPPPPYFADPVSPTVTHCLMSSILPTSENPPPYHSIFSDGAQLADDERTVAVRDYESIYTISGSSSPSDILPMLYLSSESPPKYEEKASITNNEYLPSSSLSFSSISLATSDTSS, translated from the exons ATGTATCCAGTGGTTGTTCCTGCACCAGGAGGTGAAGGAAGTAATGGACAACATGGgaaacttttcttcctttttgtttttggaGCTGTGTTGCTCTGTGCTGGATTCCTTCTTTCAGTCTTTATTCTCCAGTCATGTCCATCTGGAAGCTTCAGTGATTGTAACGAGGTCCTTAAGGCTGCTGGGCCAGTGCTGGCTGTAACTGGACTGGTTTGTGTTCTGCTGGCACGATCAAGGGCCAGGATGTATATAAGACAAAGACAATTGCAAAATGAGCAGGTGTACAGCCTTGTTTTTTGTCGTGGGAACTGTCAGTTTGCCCAGTTTCTCATATTTGGATTCCTGTTTTTAACTAGTGGAATGTTAATTAGCATCCTGGGCATTTGGGTTCCTGGTTGCAGCCCGGGCTGGCATACAATACAGCTCAACCACACTGGCACTTCTGACATGGACCTCCAGGGCTGTGGATTCCTGTCACTTCAAATCTTGGGACCTTTGATTGTGCTCACTGGGTTGTGTTTCTTCGTGATAGCTCATgttaaaaagaagcaaaacataAATATCAGCCAAGAATCCTGTGAAAGGGAAGAACATCCTCAGAGCCCTGAATCTTTTCAGGTTACAGTAG GTGATGCTGTGATGGTATTCCCACCCCCACCACCTCCTTATTTTGCTGACCCTGTGTCACCAACTGTGACTCATTGTCTTATGTCAAGTATTTTGCCTACAAGTGAAAATCCACCACCATACCACTCTATCTTCAGTGATGG AGCACAGCTTGCTGATGATGAAAGAACAGTTGCTGTTAGAGACTATGAATCCATTTATACAATTTCTGGGAGCAGCTCACCTTCAGATATTTTACCAATGCTATACCTTTCTTCTGAATCACCACCAAAATATGAAGAGAAAGCATCAATAACAAATAATGAATATTTGCCATCTTCTTCCTTATCTTTTTCATCTATTTCCTTAGCCACATCTGACACCAGCTCATAA